The Echinicola rosea genome has a segment encoding these proteins:
- a CDS encoding DUF4372 domain-containing protein: protein MKQVKHQFLSGHPIIAQLLLTLIPQGVFDQVVLQEDSDRYYKRPRTKDHFICMFYAVLTKNSSLREVCKNIALIITKLIPFGMNQLPARSTLSDTNRKRSHKVLEQL, encoded by the coding sequence ATGAAGCAAGTTAAGCATCAATTTTTGTCCGGGCATCCCATCATTGCGCAACTACTTTTAACGCTGATCCCCCAAGGAGTTTTTGACCAGGTTGTTTTGCAGGAAGACTCAGACCGATATTACAAGAGACCCAGGACAAAGGACCATTTCATCTGTATGTTCTATGCAGTCTTGACCAAAAACAGCAGCCTGAGAGAGGTCTGTAAGAATATTGCCCTGATCATCACCAAACTGATCCCTTTTGGAATGAATCAGCTTCCTGCCAGAAGCACCCTTTCAGATACCAACCGTAAGCGTAGCCATAAGGTTTTAGAGCAGCTGTAA
- a CDS encoding JAB domain-containing protein — translation MDTNKNTVLSQVAEITLSYRPNSKMSDKPQIVSSQSAAKVLRANWDESKLEFIEEFKVILLNRANRVLGIVNASSGGTCGTVVDLKVIFAAAMKASASGIILAHNHPSGTFRPSDQDNRLTEKMVKAGKLLDLPVMDHIILTAEGYYSFADMGGL, via the coding sequence ATGGATACCAACAAGAACACCGTCCTCAGCCAAGTAGCCGAAATTACCTTAAGCTACCGCCCCAATTCCAAGATGTCAGATAAGCCGCAGATTGTTTCCTCCCAAAGTGCAGCCAAAGTGCTCAGGGCCAATTGGGACGAATCCAAATTGGAATTCATCGAAGAGTTCAAGGTGATATTGCTCAACAGGGCAAACCGTGTGCTGGGCATTGTCAACGCCTCGTCCGGTGGAACCTGCGGTACCGTGGTGGACCTGAAAGTGATCTTTGCAGCGGCCATGAAGGCGTCGGCATCGGGAATCATCCTTGCCCACAACCATCCTTCCGGAACCTTTCGCCCCAGTGACCAGGACAACCGCCTTACCGAGAAAATGGTCAAGGCTGGTAAATTGTTGGATTTGCCGGTTATGGACCATATCATATTGACCGCAGAAGGGTACTATTCATTTGCTGATATGGGAGGGCTTTAG
- a CDS encoding ROK family protein, whose product MNIYSDERVVMTLDAGGTTFVFSAYQAGNEIIGPMVRPSHADDLEKCLKTICEVFKQIMDLLSDPPVAISMAFPGPADYKNGIIGDPPNFPAFRGGVALGSMLKGIFGLPVFINNDGDLFTYGEAMGGFLPEINEKLKTLGIDREYKNLFGVTLGTGFGGGLVINGQLCRGDNSASGEIWLTRNLLNQKLIAEESVSIRAIINFYKDSTGEKRDLSPKDIFDIAIGRTPGEQNIAHQAFENMAVVIGESLAHVMTLIDTPVVIGGGIAGASSLVLPKVMGHLNGLIEMDQGKKVPRVVSQVYNVDDVESWTRFITDKVYEIEVPFCAGETVWYRPEKKIPIGLSRLGTNRAIAIGAYAFSLRQLETVPRHPQAN is encoded by the coding sequence ATGAACATTTATAGTGATGAAAGGGTGGTGATGACCTTGGATGCAGGAGGGACCACGTTTGTTTTTTCAGCTTATCAGGCGGGAAATGAAATTATAGGCCCAATGGTACGACCATCCCATGCAGATGATTTGGAAAAATGCCTAAAGACCATTTGCGAAGTGTTCAAGCAAATTATGGATTTGTTGTCAGATCCTCCCGTGGCGATCAGTATGGCATTTCCAGGTCCCGCAGACTATAAGAACGGCATTATTGGTGACCCTCCGAATTTTCCGGCCTTTAGGGGAGGGGTGGCTTTGGGAAGTATGTTAAAGGGCATTTTTGGCCTTCCGGTTTTTATCAACAATGATGGTGACCTGTTTACCTATGGAGAGGCCATGGGAGGTTTTTTACCCGAGATCAACGAGAAGCTGAAAACTTTGGGAATTGATCGGGAATACAAAAACCTGTTTGGCGTCACTTTGGGGACCGGCTTTGGTGGAGGATTGGTCATAAACGGTCAACTTTGTCGTGGGGACAATTCTGCCTCAGGAGAAATTTGGTTGACCAGAAATCTGCTCAACCAAAAATTGATTGCGGAAGAATCGGTAAGTATCCGGGCGATTATAAATTTCTATAAAGACAGTACAGGAGAAAAAAGGGACCTCAGCCCTAAAGATATTTTTGATATTGCAATAGGCAGGACACCGGGGGAGCAGAACATAGCCCATCAAGCTTTTGAGAATATGGCGGTGGTAATCGGCGAATCCCTTGCGCATGTGATGACCTTGATCGATACGCCAGTCGTGATTGGGGGAGGGATAGCAGGGGCTTCTTCTTTGGTCCTTCCCAAGGTCATGGGCCATTTGAATGGATTAATAGAGATGGATCAAGGCAAAAAGGTCCCCAGAGTTGTCTCCCAAGTTTATAATGTGGACGACGTGGAGTCCTGGACGCGTTTCATCACCGATAAGGTCTATGAAATAGAGGTGCCCTTTTGTGCTGGCGAAACAGTCTGGTATCGACCAGAAAAGAAAATACCCATTGGACTGTCGCGGTTAGGTACCAATCGGGCCATTGCCATTGGGGCCTATGCATTTTCCTTGCGTCAGCTGGAAACAGTTCCCAGGCATCCGCAGGCAAATTAA
- a CDS encoding LacI family DNA-binding transcriptional regulator: protein MARSKVSISDIAKQLNISTTTISFILNGKAKEKRISDKLVARVLKKVKEEGYIPNMVAKGLRTGKTNIIGLMVEDISNPFFASIAKKIEEKAHHNGYKIVYCSTENDSERAKEFLTMFQTLGVDGCIIAPTMGMEEDIRDLVEKGMDVVLLDRKFRNMSADVVMVNNEEGMYNTVTHLVKEGFKKIAFIALALDKPEKEDRIIGYKEAMEDNGLEAHVFPLPFRVEHSEYVKEISDILNNYQDFDAMLFGTNYLGISGLEAIGNLGLRIPEDLAVVSFDDHDLFRIYKPGISAIAQPIEEISQTAIDTLLDRLGHNDKQKVNRMVSLATTLILRGSTERVVKDKS from the coding sequence ATGGCCAGAAGCAAGGTGTCCATTAGTGACATAGCAAAACAACTCAATATATCCACGACCACGATTTCATTTATACTCAATGGCAAGGCCAAGGAAAAGCGGATCAGTGATAAACTGGTAGCCAGGGTATTGAAGAAAGTTAAGGAAGAAGGGTATATTCCCAATATGGTAGCCAAGGGGCTGAGGACAGGAAAAACAAATATCATCGGCCTTATGGTCGAGGATATTTCCAATCCATTTTTTGCCAGTATTGCCAAGAAGATTGAGGAAAAAGCACATCATAATGGCTATAAGATAGTTTACTGTAGTACGGAAAATGATAGTGAGCGGGCCAAAGAGTTTTTGACCATGTTCCAAACTTTAGGAGTGGACGGATGTATTATCGCGCCTACCATGGGGATGGAAGAGGATATCAGGGATTTGGTGGAAAAGGGGATGGATGTGGTGCTGTTGGACCGGAAGTTTCGAAATATGTCTGCCGATGTGGTCATGGTCAATAACGAAGAAGGGATGTATAATACCGTAACCCATTTGGTCAAGGAGGGATTTAAAAAGATTGCCTTTATTGCGCTGGCACTTGACAAACCCGAGAAAGAAGATCGAATTATTGGTTATAAGGAAGCGATGGAAGATAATGGATTGGAGGCCCATGTTTTTCCTCTCCCATTTCGTGTAGAGCATTCCGAATATGTGAAGGAAATCTCTGATATTCTTAATAATTACCAGGATTTTGATGCAATGTTGTTTGGGACCAATTATTTAGGGATCAGTGGGCTGGAGGCCATAGGAAATTTGGGTTTGAGGATTCCTGAAGACCTGGCTGTTGTGTCATTCGATGATCATGATCTTTTCAGGATTTATAAACCGGGAATTTCAGCCATTGCTCAGCCTATAGAAGAAATTTCCCAGACAGCTATTGATACCCTATTGGATAGATTGGGACATAATGACAAGCAAAAGGTCAACCGCATGGTTTCTTTGGCTACGACCTTGATCTTGAGAGGTTCGACCGAAAGAGTTGTAAAAGATAAATCTTAG
- a CDS encoding galactose-binding domain-containing protein, which produces MKKLKITWWLCCTLLCCYSTYAQTSRMSLNSTNPKIKWEIKAQEEEVASGFELSLPGHSMEDNVKGLVPGVIFTSYVEAGLEKDPNFSDNIYQVDEALYNRPFWYRTEFNLPGDYQEGKRVWLHFDNTNRYADFYFNGTKLSGTQTSTKDVSGQMLRTKYDVTDLVNRTGPNAIAVLITDADQKKRRESKEGFGVTASPTYLSAAGWDWMPYVPGRLAGITGDVYLKITGDVTMEDPWIRSQLESNDIAYLFISSALKNTSPSKREVNISGVIQPGNIQFSKKIDLQPGAASKIHIDKKDFSELIINNPKLWWPNGYGEPNLYTCELTCSVDGVISDQKEITFGIKDYDYRFEKNAAGWPVMTFYINGQKLFLKGGNWGMSEYLLRCHGEEYETKIKLHKDMNYNMIRLWTGCVTDDEFYAYCDKHGIMVWDDFWLYVAYNDVANDEDFKANALDKVKRLRNHPSIALWCGANETHPKPELDNYLRTIVAQEDHNDRMYKSSSNQDGLSGSGWWGNQPPKHHFETSGSNLAWNDPAYPYGPDRGYGLRTEIGTATFPNYESIRLFIPEDKLWPLPTDEQLKEDDDNVWNKHFFGKEASNANPVNYKTAVNQQFGASSSLEEFAEKAQYLNIEVMKGMYEAWNDKMWQDASGLLIWMSQSAYPSFVWQTYDYYYDATGAYWGAKMASEPLHVQWNSSSNSVKAINTTSKDLKGATVKATVYNLEGKVLPEFGKEAQVDVSSSNIAEAFTLNFNPGNMANGKKAVASSGNETVALAVDGGAGSRWESAFGDEQWMYVDLGKEVLVENVLLKWEKAYAKAYEILVSNDAVSWETVYQTNEGTGGTENISLKPITARYVRVNGVKRATEFGYSLYEIEVYGEHGNKNELSPLHFIKLELAGSQGNKLSENFYWRNGVKDLDYTGLNTLPSAHLTCKLEERNGKQFWVSILNTSETVAFGNRLRLVNSISKERVLPVIMSENYFTLMPGEERKISFEADEELLEGGVDLLLKQYGHEEENKLSIAF; this is translated from the coding sequence ATGAAAAAGCTGAAAATTACATGGTGGCTTTGCTGTACTTTACTGTGTTGTTATAGTACCTATGCCCAAACTTCAAGGATGTCCCTAAACAGTACGAATCCAAAAATAAAATGGGAGATCAAAGCTCAAGAGGAAGAGGTGGCTTCCGGATTTGAATTGTCACTTCCGGGCCATAGCATGGAGGATAACGTAAAAGGCTTGGTTCCCGGAGTCATTTTCACCTCCTATGTAGAAGCAGGATTGGAGAAGGACCCCAATTTTTCGGATAATATTTACCAAGTGGATGAAGCATTATATAACCGACCTTTTTGGTACCGGACCGAATTCAACCTTCCAGGAGATTATCAAGAAGGGAAACGGGTTTGGTTGCATTTTGATAATACCAACCGATATGCAGATTTTTATTTCAATGGCACCAAACTATCAGGAACCCAGACATCGACCAAAGATGTCAGCGGTCAAATGTTACGGACCAAATATGATGTGACCGATTTGGTGAATAGGACCGGGCCAAATGCCATTGCCGTACTGATTACAGATGCGGACCAGAAAAAGAGACGGGAGTCCAAGGAAGGTTTTGGCGTAACAGCCAGTCCCACTTATCTGTCTGCAGCTGGATGGGATTGGATGCCCTATGTTCCAGGGAGATTAGCAGGTATTACCGGTGATGTCTATCTTAAAATAACCGGTGACGTGACCATGGAAGATCCTTGGATTAGGTCACAGTTGGAGTCCAATGACATAGCATATCTTTTCATTTCTTCGGCATTGAAAAATACTTCCCCATCAAAAAGGGAAGTCAACATTTCGGGTGTCATTCAACCAGGGAATATTCAATTCTCCAAGAAAATTGATCTACAACCTGGGGCTGCCTCGAAAATCCATATTGATAAAAAAGATTTTTCCGAATTGATAATCAATAATCCCAAACTGTGGTGGCCAAATGGCTATGGTGAGCCCAATCTGTACACATGTGAGCTGACCTGTAGTGTTGATGGTGTTATTTCCGATCAGAAAGAAATTACTTTTGGGATAAAGGACTATGATTACAGGTTTGAAAAAAATGCCGCAGGATGGCCAGTGATGACCTTCTATATTAACGGGCAAAAACTGTTTTTAAAAGGAGGAAACTGGGGAATGAGTGAATATCTTTTGCGCTGCCATGGCGAGGAGTATGAAACCAAGATCAAACTGCACAAGGACATGAACTATAATATGATTCGTTTATGGACCGGCTGTGTGACCGATGATGAGTTTTATGCCTATTGTGACAAGCATGGAATTATGGTCTGGGATGATTTTTGGCTATATGTAGCCTATAACGATGTAGCCAATGATGAGGATTTTAAAGCAAACGCCTTGGACAAAGTAAAGCGGCTAAGAAACCACCCAAGCATCGCCCTATGGTGTGGAGCAAATGAAACCCATCCCAAGCCGGAATTGGACAACTACCTGAGGACCATCGTGGCGCAGGAAGACCATAACGATAGGATGTACAAGTCCAGTTCCAATCAGGACGGACTGTCAGGAAGTGGATGGTGGGGCAATCAACCTCCAAAGCATCATTTTGAAACTTCCGGCAGTAACCTTGCCTGGAACGATCCGGCCTATCCCTATGGCCCTGACCGTGGGTATGGGCTCAGAACGGAAATCGGTACTGCCACTTTCCCCAATTATGAAAGTATCCGACTATTTATCCCAGAGGACAAACTGTGGCCATTGCCTACTGATGAGCAGCTAAAAGAAGATGATGACAATGTATGGAACAAGCATTTCTTTGGCAAGGAAGCCTCCAATGCCAATCCGGTAAATTATAAAACTGCCGTTAACCAACAGTTTGGAGCATCTTCCAGTTTGGAAGAATTTGCTGAAAAAGCACAATATTTAAATATAGAGGTGATGAAGGGTATGTACGAGGCTTGGAACGATAAAATGTGGCAGGATGCCTCTGGCCTTTTGATCTGGATGAGCCAGTCAGCCTATCCTTCCTTTGTGTGGCAAACCTATGATTATTACTATGATGCCACGGGTGCCTATTGGGGAGCCAAAATGGCCAGTGAACCTCTACATGTCCAGTGGAACTCTTCCAGCAACAGCGTCAAAGCCATTAATACAACCTCAAAAGACCTCAAGGGGGCAACAGTGAAAGCCACTGTTTATAACCTTGAAGGAAAGGTGTTGCCCGAGTTTGGAAAAGAAGCCCAAGTGGATGTATCATCCAGTAATATAGCAGAAGCCTTTACGCTCAATTTCAACCCTGGAAATATGGCGAATGGGAAAAAAGCAGTGGCTTCTTCAGGGAATGAAACAGTAGCCTTGGCAGTGGATGGTGGAGCAGGGAGCCGATGGGAAAGTGCTTTTGGTGACGAGCAGTGGATGTATGTGGACCTTGGAAAAGAAGTGCTGGTCGAAAATGTGCTGCTGAAGTGGGAGAAAGCCTATGCCAAAGCCTATGAGATACTGGTCTCCAATGATGCGGTCAGTTGGGAAACCGTTTACCAAACGAATGAGGGAACGGGAGGAACGGAAAATATCTCCTTAAAGCCCATAACAGCACGATATGTGCGTGTGAACGGTGTCAAAAGGGCTACAGAATTTGGTTACTCTCTTTATGAAATAGAAGTCTATGGGGAGCATGGCAATAAAAATGAGCTTTCACCGCTTCATTTTATTAAGTTGGAGCTGGCCGGTTCCCAAGGAAACAAATTGTCCGAAAATTTCTATTGGAGGAATGGAGTCAAAGACCTGGATTATACCGGGCTGAATACCTTGCCTTCAGCTCACCTAACGTGTAAGTTGGAGGAAAGAAATGGGAAGCAGTTTTGGGTTTCCATACTAAACACTTCCGAAACCGTAGCTTTTGGGAACCGGTTGAGATTGGTGAATAGTATCAGCAAGGAACGCGTACTGCCGGTGATCATGTCTGAAAATTATTTTACACTGATGCCTGGTGAAGAGCGAAAGATTTCTTTTGAAGCAGATGAGGAGCTTTTGGAAGGAGGGGTGGATTTATTGCTGAAACAATATGGGCACGAAGAAGAAAATAAGCTTTCGATTGCCTTTTAA
- a CDS encoding sugar porter family MFS transporter, with the protein MKNKLLRYAFIVSSVGFLFGFDSVVISGVNLPLKNLWESSDWFHGTFIVSVSLWGTVAGALLGGYPTESLGRKSTVLWVGVFFTVSAIGSALVNDPYSFSFFRFIGGLGAGVGSIAAPAYISEIAAAQDRGKLGMLFQFNIVFGILMAFLSNYLLSLYGGENDWRWMLGIEFVPALFFTAFIPLVPESPRWLIVNQNKQEDGKRILKMSMSESEANETLDQMNLISGNGNKSSVSLFSGKYHKVLKISFLMAFFNQFSGISFVLFYAPEILEKAGLATTDSLLSSVSVGLVNLVFTLMGIYLIDRVGRKLLMYIGSVGYIISLLFIAYGFYFSMPATFKLVFMLMFIASHAVGQGAVIWVFLSEIFPNEVRSFGQAWGSGLLNVFAAVIALFGAVLINSYAPWMVFALFAGLMVLQLLFTHFIMPETKGVSLEDLERKLIKY; encoded by the coding sequence ATGAAAAACAAATTGTTGCGTTACGCATTTATTGTGTCGTCGGTAGGTTTTCTATTTGGTTTTGATTCAGTGGTTATTTCAGGAGTGAATCTCCCGCTCAAAAACCTTTGGGAAAGTTCGGATTGGTTTCATGGTACTTTCATTGTTTCCGTTTCGCTTTGGGGAACGGTGGCGGGTGCCCTACTTGGAGGCTACCCTACGGAAAGCCTGGGGAGAAAGTCTACCGTGCTTTGGGTGGGTGTTTTTTTTACCGTTTCGGCCATTGGTTCTGCCCTGGTAAATGACCCTTATTCATTTTCTTTTTTTCGATTTATTGGAGGACTGGGAGCTGGGGTAGGTTCCATTGCTGCTCCTGCCTATATTTCAGAGATAGCTGCAGCCCAGGACAGGGGGAAGTTGGGCATGCTGTTTCAGTTTAATATTGTTTTTGGGATTTTGATGGCTTTTTTATCCAATTACCTATTGTCTTTATATGGAGGGGAAAATGATTGGCGCTGGATGTTGGGAATAGAATTTGTTCCTGCCTTGTTCTTTACTGCTTTTATTCCCCTTGTACCTGAGAGCCCAAGGTGGCTGATTGTAAATCAGAACAAACAGGAAGACGGTAAGCGGATTTTAAAAATGTCCATGTCGGAAAGCGAAGCAAACGAGACCCTTGATCAAATGAATTTAATTTCTGGTAATGGTAATAAATCCAGCGTAAGCCTGTTTTCAGGCAAGTATCATAAAGTATTGAAGATATCCTTTTTGATGGCCTTTTTTAATCAATTTTCGGGTATCAGTTTTGTCTTGTTCTACGCTCCCGAAATATTGGAAAAGGCAGGCCTCGCCACTACTGATTCACTTCTCAGTTCTGTTTCTGTTGGATTGGTTAATTTGGTTTTTACACTTATGGGAATCTATTTGATAGATAGGGTAGGAAGGAAACTTCTTATGTACATAGGCTCAGTGGGCTATATAATCAGTTTGCTGTTTATCGCCTACGGGTTTTATTTTTCCATGCCGGCTACATTCAAATTGGTGTTCATGCTCATGTTTATAGCTTCTCACGCTGTCGGGCAGGGAGCGGTAATATGGGTGTTTTTGTCAGAGATTTTTCCAAATGAAGTAAGGTCTTTTGGGCAGGCTTGGGGATCAGGTTTACTAAATGTATTTGCCGCTGTAATTGCCCTGTTTGGAGCTGTATTGATCAATTCCTATGCTCCGTGGATGGTATTTGCATTGTTTGCAGGTCTTATGGTGCTGCAGCTTTTATTTACTCATTTCATCATGCCAGAGACCAAAGGTGTTTCCTTGGAGGACTTGGAAAGAAAACTCATTAAATATTGA
- a CDS encoding sialate O-acetylesterase — protein MKNYLKPLLAIGFLFVTMLAHATVSLPHFFSDNMVLQRDKAIKIWGKASPKEKVTVRFNGVERQVVTGKDGMWRVSLPAMVYGGPFEMSIKGNRNNIVLKNILIGDVWLCSGQSNMEFGLNGDLTGKEEIRQSKNSNIRLLNVPKTIQTSETYDIEESSWQECGPATTANFSAVGYFFGKKLQADLDVPIGLINSSWGGTDIETWTSWKASMNNEEYAKYAGQSVEKALGYATEDLDQFKQSLENDPAIKEKWYDPETKLKGWKKMRVPKSWDGEFKDEDGIIWFRKKVELPKGTEGMPGELNLGPIDDADITWVNGTKVGATDFWMANRNYKIAPGILRAGENTIMVSVKDNSSVGGINGEPEDVYLKVGDKNYPLAGEWDYKPSVTSSGYGFSKWGTGPNSFASLLYNGMIHPLVGFGIKGVIWYQGENNAGEAYRYRKLFPNMIQDWRGQWGDEFPFLWVQLASFMAVEVVPSESEWAELREAQNMALALPKTGQAVITDIGEANDIHPRNKKDVGIRLAHSALHVAYGKDVLASGPVFEKMERQGNQMVLSFTHIGSGLSTQDGSKYGYVKGFAVAGEDKEFVWAQAYISGEKVIVWSDQVENPVAVRYGWANNPIEINLVNSDGLLASPFRSDDWKGITAGNLPDGH, from the coding sequence ATGAAAAATTACCTTAAACCCTTATTGGCCATCGGATTTTTATTTGTTACGATGCTGGCTCATGCAACGGTCAGTTTGCCTCATTTCTTTTCGGACAATATGGTGTTGCAGCGCGATAAGGCCATAAAAATCTGGGGAAAAGCCAGTCCGAAAGAGAAGGTGACCGTCCGTTTCAATGGGGTAGAAAGGCAAGTAGTAACTGGAAAGGACGGGATGTGGCGTGTTTCCTTGCCAGCAATGGTTTATGGCGGACCTTTTGAAATGTCCATTAAAGGAAATCGGAACAATATTGTACTCAAAAATATATTGATCGGGGATGTATGGCTATGTAGCGGGCAGTCCAATATGGAGTTTGGCTTAAATGGTGATCTTACTGGGAAGGAGGAAATCCGGCAATCCAAAAATTCAAATATTAGGTTGTTGAATGTGCCCAAAACCATTCAAACCAGTGAAACATATGATATAGAAGAAAGTAGTTGGCAAGAATGCGGACCAGCGACCACCGCCAACTTTTCTGCGGTCGGTTATTTTTTTGGGAAAAAATTGCAGGCAGATTTGGATGTTCCAATTGGACTGATCAACTCGTCTTGGGGAGGGACAGATATAGAGACTTGGACAAGCTGGAAAGCATCCATGAACAATGAGGAATATGCTAAATATGCTGGGCAGTCAGTAGAAAAAGCATTGGGCTATGCTACTGAAGATCTTGATCAGTTTAAGCAATCCCTTGAAAACGATCCGGCCATAAAAGAGAAATGGTATGACCCGGAGACCAAGCTGAAAGGCTGGAAAAAAATGAGGGTTCCCAAAAGTTGGGATGGGGAATTCAAAGATGAGGATGGGATCATTTGGTTCCGCAAGAAAGTGGAACTGCCAAAAGGGACAGAAGGAATGCCCGGAGAGCTCAACCTTGGGCCAATAGATGATGCAGACATCACGTGGGTAAACGGAACAAAGGTGGGAGCGACTGATTTTTGGATGGCGAACAGAAATTATAAAATTGCTCCCGGTATTTTAAGAGCAGGTGAAAATACCATTATGGTGAGTGTGAAAGACAATTCTTCCGTGGGAGGTATCAATGGGGAACCGGAAGATGTCTATCTGAAAGTTGGTGATAAAAATTATCCATTGGCAGGAGAATGGGACTATAAGCCCTCGGTGACCAGTTCAGGATATGGGTTTTCAAAATGGGGAACAGGACCAAACTCATTTGCCTCATTGTTGTACAATGGCATGATACACCCTTTGGTAGGTTTTGGAATAAAAGGGGTGATTTGGTACCAAGGTGAAAACAACGCTGGAGAAGCGTATAGATACCGGAAGTTGTTTCCCAATATGATCCAAGATTGGAGAGGTCAATGGGGAGATGAGTTTCCTTTTTTATGGGTGCAATTGGCCAGTTTTATGGCGGTCGAAGTAGTACCGTCTGAAAGCGAATGGGCAGAGCTAAGGGAAGCGCAGAACATGGCACTTGCTTTACCCAAAACCGGTCAGGCTGTAATAACTGATATAGGTGAGGCCAATGATATTCATCCCAGGAATAAGAAAGACGTAGGGATCCGTTTGGCACATTCTGCATTGCATGTTGCCTATGGGAAAGATGTCCTGGCTAGTGGGCCGGTTTTTGAAAAAATGGAGAGGCAAGGAAACCAAATGGTACTTAGCTTCACTCACATAGGAAGTGGGCTTTCTACACAGGATGGTAGTAAATATGGTTATGTAAAGGGCTTTGCAGTGGCGGGAGAGGATAAGGAGTTTGTTTGGGCCCAGGCCTATATATCGGGAGAAAAGGTGATCGTTTGGAGTGACCAAGTAGAAAATCCTGTTGCGGTTCGGTATGGGTGGGCAAATAATCCCATTGAGATAAATTTGGTCAACAGTGATGGGCTTTTGGCCTCTCCTTTTAGGTCAGATGATTGGAAGGGAATTACGGCGGGAAATTTGCCAGATGGACATTAA
- a CDS encoding sulfatase family protein, producing the protein MKNKIHNILRPSNLIAFILFGLVFESCKAEKHDGSKEGQKNGRPNIIYIMADDLTTQAITAYNERFKGISDTPNIDRLAKEGMLFHDVLCTNAICGPSRAAILTGDYSHRNGYYKNWEGGAFDASQWTFPQEFQKAGYATSLFGKWHLNSEPQGFDTYKYHDHHIGGQQGVYWDPVYNENGKKVNTKGYATNLTTDFALDWLDSTQKSQKPFLMLLQYKAPHRSWVRDSIYLDLWKDLEMPYPSTFDDNYTGRENTAGDTEMEMEHLFLETPKRMSKEETKKWRYQSFIKDYLATVKSVDDNIGRVLDYLDEHGLTANTMIVITSDQGFFLGEHGFFDKRFIYEESLRMPFIVRYPNKVKAGSESGDIIGNIDFAATLLDVAGIDTEHKTQGESFASILMGDEPENWRNGLYYHYYEFPMWHHVQPHYGIRTDRYTLAHFYLNVDEWELYDNENDPGQLNNIIDNPEYADVVDHLKKDLTSLMEKYGDDKSLEEFREISNKNFDTERK; encoded by the coding sequence ATGAAAAATAAAATCCATAATATCCTTAGGCCATCAAATTTGATAGCATTTATTCTTTTTGGTCTTGTTTTTGAATCCTGCAAGGCAGAAAAGCATGATGGCAGTAAGGAAGGGCAAAAAAATGGTCGTCCCAATATCATATATATAATGGCTGATGATCTAACCACTCAGGCGATTACTGCCTATAATGAACGGTTTAAAGGAATTTCGGACACCCCAAATATAGACAGGCTTGCCAAAGAAGGAATGTTGTTCCATGATGTACTATGTACAAATGCAATTTGCGGGCCAAGCAGGGCTGCGATCCTTACAGGAGACTATAGCCACCGCAACGGCTATTATAAAAATTGGGAAGGAGGAGCGTTCGATGCCAGCCAATGGACATTTCCCCAGGAGTTTCAAAAGGCGGGATATGCAACCAGCCTATTTGGAAAATGGCATCTCAATAGTGAACCACAAGGTTTTGATACCTACAAATATCATGATCACCATATCGGTGGACAACAGGGGGTTTATTGGGATCCAGTATATAATGAGAATGGAAAAAAAGTTAATACAAAGGGATATGCCACCAACCTTACCACAGATTTTGCCCTGGATTGGTTAGACAGTACCCAAAAGTCCCAAAAGCCATTCTTGATGTTGTTGCAATATAAGGCCCCTCATCGCTCCTGGGTGAGGGACAGCATTTATTTGGATTTATGGAAAGACCTTGAAATGCCCTATCCATCAACCTTTGATGACAATTATACAGGAAGGGAAAACACTGCAGGGGACACCGAGATGGAAATGGAGCACCTTTTCTTAGAAACCCCTAAAAGAATGAGTAAAGAAGAGACCAAGAAGTGGCGGTACCAAAGTTTTATAAAAGATTATCTCGCTACAGTGAAATCGGTAGACGACAATATTGGAAGGGTATTGGATTATCTGGATGAACATGGCTTGACAGCTAATACAATGATCGTTATAACTTCGGATCAAGGGTTCTTTCTTGGTGAACATGGATTTTTTGATAAACGTTTTATTTATGAGGAATCGCTTCGAATGCCCTTTATAGTTAGGTATCCGAATAAAGTAAAAGCGGGATCAGAAAGTGGCGACATAATTGGAAATATCGATTTTGCGGCCACACTATTGGATGTCGCCGGTATTGATACAGAACATAAAACCCAAGGAGAGAGTTTTGCCTCAATACTAATGGGGGATGAGCCTGAAAATTGGAGAAATGGCCTATATTATCATTATTATGAATTTCCCATGTGGCACCATGTACAGCCCCATTACGGTATAAGGACCGATCGCTATACCCTGGCGCATTTCTATTTAAATGTGGATGAGTGGGAGCTATACGATAATGAGAATGATCCAGGGCAGTTAAATAATATAATTGACAATCCAGAATATGCTGATGTAGTCGATCATCTAAAAAAGGACCTAACATCATTGATGGAGAAATATGGTGATGATAAATCGCTGGAGGAATTTCGGGAAATAAGCAATAAAAATTTTGATACCGAAAGAAAGTAG